In Fusarium oxysporum f. sp. lycopersici 4287 chromosome 9, whole genome shotgun sequence, the genomic stretch TTTAATCCAACACATCTGTCCCATCTATGCAGACATAGGTCTCTGGAATCGTCCATTGTTATCGTATCTGGCTTCTACAGTAGTCGTTAGGCTTTCTATCTTCCTTATGTGACTTGAATAACTTACTGAAGAAGGTGTAACTCAATGTCACAGTCTCTACGCCCTTCATGTTCATATCATTGAGCAGATCAGGGTCCAAGTAGAAGAAAACGGGCATGTCCACAGTCTCGCCCGCATTGAGACGCTGCTCCTCGAAGCAGAAACACTGGATCTTACTGAAGTACGGCGCACACTGGGCAGGTGTCACACTGTAGGTAGCAACTCCGATGATGTCCTGGTCACTTTTGTTGGTGGCCTTGTAGAAAGCCAGTGCGGTCTCACCGGGGAGAACTCGCACTTCTCGCTGTTGAGGGACGAACTTCCAGGGCAGGACATCGGAGACAGAGGCACTGAAAGTGACTTTGATTCGCTTGGCGTCTCTAACGGGGACGACTCGGCTTGCGAGATCGCCTTCGTCGCCTGATCCTGGACCGCCGTGGGCACGTACAGGCTGACCGCCCCAGCCGGTGGTCTGGCAGATCTTCAAGTGCATTAGAAAGGATCATGATATTGAGGAGGGAGTGCCTCACCATCTTGTAGAAGGGCACAGAGCCATAAGTGAGAGTTACAAATCCGAGGATTGTACTCAAGACGTAGTACCTGATAATCGTAAGCCACGACCTCTGCAGTCCCATTTTCAATCGTACGCTACGGTCCTGTTCTTCTTGCTATAATGCGCACGAATCTCCTCCATCGTAGGTGTATAAGGCTGTCCCGTGCGGGCGTTATTCGATGCATTGCGGGCAAAGTTGAAGGCATTTCGCTGGAGCTTCGGTCGGGTATTCTGGCAGAAGAAACATGACCATTGTGAAGAAGCCGCTCGGACTGAACTTCGCGCGAGTCGAGGCGCTACGTTCATGGTCAATTGGGGCCAATTGGTGGTTTTGTTGGTGGTGAGACGTAGCTATTGAGTCGGCTGATGTTTGGGGATTTCTTGCTGACGTCGGGGATCGGGATCTGCAATGCCGATGGTGGAAAGTGAGCTACCCTGTGGAAAAACGCCTATTGATCATGAAGTTTGGCATGTTTGGTAATTGCTTAATTTCGTATATCACATTCAATATCTATCTACTGCGGTATTCCTACTGAATTGTCACTCATTTCTATTTATTGGTCTCCAGTGAACAACTTGTCTTTATATCACAGATGAATAACTAGGTGGCTTTtgcagacagacagacatCTTGGTGTAAGTGACGATGCGAATAGCTTTCTTAAACGCTAAAAAGTGAAGACATGTTCCTTCATTTTGTACCATTATCCTTTAATAACTTCTCCTCTAATAACTTCTGCTTTAATAGAACATCACGTCTTGAATGTGTCAACTATGCCGTCTAGCCGTTAACAACCGCTACACTACAACTGTTGTGGAGGTTTGAGCTCAGCTTACTCAACTGGACGGTTAACTACCTACCATATAAAGACAATTCATCCGCTTGCGGTCCCTGGAACTATTATATGTCAAACCGAAGCACGTGCCATTTAGGTAGTATGGGATCTTCCATGATCATCTTTTAGCAGGAAGTTCGGCAGTGTCTGTGGGTCATGAATCCCTGCTGCAATGGCTACCATCATTAGCTCGTTCGTATTTTGAGGTTCTAGACACCTGCATCGTTTAGCCCTGTCGGCACCACCGAACTTACAGTAGTGTAGTGTAGATGCAGCAGGAGGCCTCGATTATGCTTCAGC encodes the following:
- a CDS encoding cytochrome c oxidase assembly protein subunit 11; translated protein: MNVAPRLARSSVRAASSQWSCFFCQNTRPKLQRNAFNFARNASNNARTGQPYTPTMEEIRAHYSKKNRTVAYYVLSTILGFVTLTYGSVPFYKMICQTTGWGGQPVRAHGGPGSGDEGDLASRVVPVRDAKRIKVTFSASVSDVLPWKFVPQQREVRVLPGETALAFYKATNKSDQDIIGVATYSVTPAQCAPYFSKIQCFCFEEQRLNAGETVDMPVFFYLDPDLLNDMNMKGVETVTLSYTFFKARYDNNGRFQRPMSA
- a CDS encoding cytochrome c oxidase assembly protein subunit 11 — its product is MGLQRSWLTIIRYYVLSTILGFVTLTYGSVPFYKMICQTTGWGGQPVRAHGGPGSGDEGDLASRVVPVRDAKRIKVTFSASVSDVLPWKFVPQQREVRVLPGETALAFYKATNKSDQDIIGVATYSVTPAQCAPYFSKIQCFCFEEQRLNAGETVDMPVFFYLDPDLLNDMNMKGVETVTLSYTFFKARYDNNGRFQRPMSA
- a CDS encoding cytochrome c oxidase assembly protein subunit 11, with translation MHLKICQTTGWGGQPVRAHGGPGSGDEGDLASRVVPVRDAKRIKVTFSASVSDVLPWKFVPQQREVRVLPGETALAFYKATNKSDQDIIGVATYSVTPAQCAPYFSKIQCFCFEEQRLNAGETVDMPVFFYLDPDLLNDMNMKGVETVTLSYTFFKARYDNNGRFQRPMSA